Part of the Longimicrobium sp. genome is shown below.
ACAAAGTACTTGACGGTGAGACCGATGGATCATTATCGTGATCCCGTCCCGAGGCACGAAGCTCAGTGGAGGTGATCGATGTCGCAGCTGGTCGAGGTGCTGTATCCCATTCCCGACATCCGGCGCACGCCGCTGTCGTCGCTGAAGTGGTGGGAGTCGCGGCGCCTGTTCTTCAACAAGGTGGTCGGCGCGGCGGGACTGGTGACGCTGGCGGGCGTGTCGCTCTTCTCCTTCCTCCCGCCGCGCACCTCCGGCGGCGTGGACCTGGGGATCCTGGCCGCGGCGGCAGTCTACGGCATCCTGGCGAACGGGTGCTACACGCTGGGGTGGGTGACGGAGATGGTGGCGCGGGCCGTCTGGGGCCGCCGCGCGCCGGACCTGGGGCCGATCCTCTTCCGCCAGGGCCTCATCTTCTCCGTGGGCCTCACCCTCCTCCCCGTGCTGCTGGCGGCGATGGTCTGGGTGGTGCGCGTGGTGCTGTCGATCGTCGCGTAGAGCCCGCTCATCCTTCGCGTCGCGCCGGCCGTGTGGAGCACCGCCTCCCGCACGGCTGGCGGCTTTTTTCCGGATACGCCCATCGTTGCGCAGCTCACACGCACGTTCCGTTGAGGGCACTCGTTTTGCGGCGAAACGTTCGACATCGATCGCGCGGATGATCCGCGCGATCCGGTGGGAGCTTGCATCACGAGGAGTAGCCATGCTCGACACCACGCGGGTAGCAAGGGCCGTTTTCGGCGTCGCCATCGCGGCAGCGCTGGGGTTCGGCGCGTCGCAGCTCAGCGCGTCGCCGCGGGCGGCGTCCACGTGCCCGTTCAACCCGTCGGCCGGATTGGTCGGCGCCTGCTCGTCGCAGGCGAACTGCGAGAGCCAGTGCCTGGCCTGGTTCCCCGAGAACGGCGGCGTGGGCCACTGCTTCCAGGGCTGCTGCACCTGCGCGACCTGACCACCGCCGCGCGATCGTGCCGGCGGTGACGCGAAAGGCCGGACGCTGCTCCGGCCTTTCGCATCTCCAGATACGATACACTTGCGTTCCGTAATCTGAAAACGTAAACTTGGATTATGGAACGCATCCGTATCGAATCTCCCATCCAAGAGGCGGCGACCCGGTCACCCGGGCGGCCGCGCAGCGAGGAGGCGCACGACGCGATCCTCCGCGCCGCGGTCGCGCTGATCCGCGAAATCGGCTACGACGCGGTGGGGATGGAGGCGATCGCCGCGCGCGCGGGCGTGGGCAAGGCCACCGTCTACCGGCGCTGGAAGGACAAGGAGACCCTGGTGATCGAGGCCATCGGCCGCATCGTGGCGTCCATCCCCGTCCCCGACACGGGAACGGCGGAGGGCGACCTGATGGGGATGATGCGCGTGGCGCTGGGGATGTACGGCGACCCGGCCAGCGGCGCGCTCCTCTCCGGCCTGGTGGCGGCGATGGCGCGGAGCGAGCGCATCGCCCACGCGATCCGCTCGGGCTTCGAGGCCACCTGGCGCGACGCGATGCGCGCGGTGCTCGAGCGCGGCGTCGCGCGCGGAGAGCTGCGCGCGGACCTGGACGTGACGCTCGCCACGGACGTGGTCAGCGCGCCCTTCTTCTACCGTTTCCTGATGTCCGGCGCGCCCGTCGACGAGCCGCTGGCGCGCGAGGTGGTTGCCGTCGCCCTGCGCGCGTTCGGGCGCGGGTAGCGGCGGCGCGATCAACCCCCGACCGATCACGGCGATGGAGGCCGCGACGATGGACATCTTCTCCCCCGAGACCCGCCGCGATCCCTATCCGCTGTACGACCGGCTGCGCGCCGCCGCGCCGGTGTTCCAGGAGCCGCGCTCGGGCCACTGGATGCTGTTCGACTACGACAGCGTCAGGCGCGCGCTGAACGACGCCGACGTGTTCAGCTCGGTGGTCGCGCCGAACGCGCCGCGCACGTCGAGGTGGCTCATCTTCTCCGATCCCCCGCGGCACACCCACCTGCGCGGGCTGGTGATGCGCGCCTTCACCCCGCGCGCGGTGGCCGCGATGGAGCCGCGCATCCGCGAGCTGTCGCGCGGGCTGCTCGATCCCGCCATCGAGCGCGGGGAGATGGACCTGGTGGCCGACTACGCCGTCCCGCTGCCGCTGCTGGTGATCGCGGAGATGCTGGGCGCGCCGGCCGAGGACCGTCCCCGCTTCCGGCGCTGGACCGACGCGATGGTGGCGATGGCGCACACGGTGGCCGACGACGACGCGGCGGCGCGCGCGGTGGCGGATTTCGTCGCCGCGCACGACGAGATGGCGGCGTACCTCCCCCCGCTGCTGGAGGCGCGGCGGCGAAATTCGCGAGACGACCTGCTGACGCGGCTGGTGGAGGTGGAGATCGAGGGCGAGCGGCTGGCGGAGGAGGACATCCTGGGCTTCTTCGAGCTCCTCCTGCTGGCCGGCCACGAGACCACGGCGAACCTCATCTCCAACGCCGTCCTGTCCCTCGCCGCGCACCCGGACCAGCTCGCGCGCCTCCGCGCCGAGCCGGCGCTCGTCCCCGGCGCGGTCGAGGAGGTGCTGCGCTACCGCTCGCCCGTGCAGGCCGTCTTCCGCAGGGCGAAGCGCGAGGTGGAGCTGGGCGGCCGCGCCATCCCGGCGGGCGCGCTGGTGCTGGCGTGGATCGGCGCCGCGAACCGCGACCCGGCGCGCTTCGCCGAGCCCGCGCGCTTCGACGTGGCGCGCGACCCCAACCCGCACGTGGCGTTCGGGCACGGCATCCACTTCTGCATGGGCGCGGCGCTGGCGCGCATCGAGGGCCGCGTCGCCCTCGCGCACCTCCTCGACCGCCTGGGCGAGATCGAGATCACCGCCGGCGACGACTGGGAGCCGCGCGAGGGTTTTCACGTGCACGGCCCGTCGAGCCTCCCCATCCGCTTCGAGCCGCGAAATCGGATGGCAAGGATGGAGTGATGATGATGCGCAGGACACCCACGGTGTCATCCTGAGGGCGCGGGCACCGCAACTCGCGTCTGCGCCATCGTTTGCCGCGCCCGAAGGATCTTGCCTGGCGCGAACGGATGCCGGCGCGATGAGCCGGCCTGACCGTGGGGGCAAGTAGATCCTTCGGTCGGCGCACAGCTTCGGTGCCGACGCGGTCTCGGCGCGGCGCCTCCCTCAGGATGACATCGTTCGAAGGTATCACCGAGGCTTTCACGGCGGCCGGGGCAGCACCAGTGTCATCCCGCGCATCCCCCCGAAACTCTGGCGCGGAGACGGTGCGCGCGTATGCTTGAGCGCGTCGCTCATCCTCTCCCCGGGAGAAGGAAGATGATCTACGGCGCGCACTTCCTGCTCTACAGCACCGATCCCGACGCGGACCGCGCCTTCTTCCGCGACGTGCTGGGATGGAGGCACGTGGAGCTGGGCGGCGGCTGGCTCATCTTCCGCCTGCCGCCCGCGGAGCTGGGCGTCCACCCCTCCGACGGCGCGTTCGCGCAGGCGCACGGCGGCACCCCGCTGGCCGGAACGGTGCTGTACCTGATGTGCGACGACCTGGCGGCGGAGATGGCGGCGCTGGAGCGCCGCGGCGTGGCGCTCGCGCCGGCGCAGGCGGCGGACTGGGGCGCCAGCACCACGCTCCGCCTCCCCAGCGGCGCCGCGATCGGGCTGTACCAGCCGGCGCATCCCACCGCGCTGGACGCGGGGTGACGCACGACGGCACGAGTTCCGCAGCGCTCTGACGACGAGCCGGGAACCACCAGACCCGCACGCCTCGCCATGCCCATCAAGGAAGCCATTCGCCCCCTCCTCGAGCAGCTGCTCGAGATCCAGCGCGCCGCGTTCGAGCTGCGCGAGCACGAGACCGCCTTCCACGCGCTCTCCGCGGCCGCGCACGCCGCCGACAGCCTGGAGGACATGGAGATGCTCGACCGCATCGCGCGGCTCAGCCGCGACGAGCTGGCGTGGCTCGACGCGCACGATCCCCGGCACCGCCTGTCCACCGAATCGGCGAACAGCCGGCATCACCACAGCGTGTTCGAGCAGCTCGGCGTGACCGCCACCAACATGCGCAAGCGCCTGCACGCCGAGCGCGTGCGCCAGGAATCGGCCCGCGCGGCCGGCGACTTCCACGGCTGACGCACCGCTCCCCCGCCCACCGAACCCGATGCCGGAGCCCACCGCGCGCTTCGACGCCGCGTCCGCCCGCGACGCCTGGGACCGCGCGGCCGACGCGTACGCGCAGGGCCAGGCCTCCGGGCGCGACTTCTACCGCTACGAGTTCCTCGGCCCGCAGCAGGTGGCCCTGTGCGGCGAGGTGCGCGGGCTGCGCGTGCTCGACGTCGGCTGCGGCAGCGGCTACTTCGCGCGGGAGATGGCGAAGCGCGGCGCGCGCGTCGCCGGCGTCGACCTCTCCCCGCGGATGCTGGAGCACGCGCGGCGCGAAGAGATCGCCGCGCCGCTCGGCATCGACTATCTCGAAGGCGACGCCGCCGAGGTCGTCGCCGGCCTCGACCCCGCGTCGTTCGACCTGGCCACGTCGTGCGTGGCGCTGCAGGACATGGCCGACGTGCCGGGCGTGCTCCGCGGCGTGCGCGCGGCGCTGCGGCCGGGCGGGCGCTTCGTGGCCTCCATCACCCACCCGTGCAGCGACACGCCGTTCCGCCGCTGGGAGAAGGACGAGCGCGGCACCAAGCGATGGCTCTGCATCGACCGCTACTTCGAGCGCGGGCCGCTGGAGTACGCGTGGAGCGGCTGGGCGTACGACTTCACCACGCCCGCGCTGCACGCCACGCTGGAGGACTGGCTCGGCTGGATCCTGGACGCCGGCTTCCACCTCCGCGCGCTCCGCGAGCCGCGTCCCACCGACGACGCCATCCGCGCGCGCCCGGACCTGGAGGACGCCGCGCGCGTGCCGTACTACCTCGTCTTCGACCTCGTCCGCCCGTGATGCGCGCCGAGACGGAGCTCCCCGCGCGCACCTTCGGCGCCGCGCCCGGCGAGGTGGCGTCCCGCCCGCGCCACGCCGCGTACGCCGTGATCGTGGATGGAGAGGGGCACGTCGCGGCCGTCCGTGGCCGCGGTGGCCGCTTCTGGCTCCCCGGCGGCGGCTCGCTCGCCGGCGAGACGCCGGAGGAGACGGTGCTGCGCGAGATCCGCGAGGAGCTGGGCCGCGAGGCGCGCCCGGGAGACCGGATCGCCCGCGCGACGCAGCACTTCCACGCGGCGGACGAGGGATGCTGGTACGAGATGGCGGCGGTGTTCGTCCTTGCCGAGCTAGTTGGAGATGTGATTCATCCCGCGGAAGACGAGATGTCCTGGCTCGATCCGGCACGCGATGCCGCCCTCTTCTTCCACCCCTGCCACGCCTGGGCGGCCGAGATGGGAGTCGCGCGATGAGCAAGGAGATGGAACGCGAGCTCCCGCTCCGCATCGTCGTGCTGCGGCCGCCGCCCGGCGTGACCTTCGCCGTACAGCGCGGCCGCGACGGGCTGCTCCCGCCGGCCTGCGTCTCGGGAGACGAGATCGCGTTCGAGCTGACGGTTCGCGCCGCGCCGCGCGGGGACGGCACGGTGAACCTGCTCGGCCCGTTCGCGCAGGGGTCGCCTTCGGACCGCTTCATCTACGTCAGCTCGGGGACGTCGGCCGGCCAGGCGGGGAGCTGCTGGACGCGCCGCGCGAAGGTGAAGACGGCCGGCATCACCCCCGCGCTGGTGGAGGAAGCGCTCGCTACCCCCGGAGCCGTCCTCGAGGCGCGCATCGCGGGCACCGCGCGCGACGGCGGCCCGTGCTGCGCCACCGTCCCGCTCCTAGACGGCGGCTGGCGCGTCCGGCGCGGCTGACGGCATCGAATGGCAGAAATGGAGATGGGGATGACGAGCGCGACGGTGACGGCGGTCAGCGTCAGCCCGGCGCACACCTTCAGCAAGCCGAATGCGGATGTGATCCGCCTGCTCGCCGGCCTGGGGGTGGAAGGCGACGCGCACCTGGGCGTGACGGTGAAGCACCGCTCGCGCGTGGCGCGCGACCCCACGCAGCCCAACCTGCGCCAGGTGCACCTGGTCCACGCCGAGCTGCACGACGAGCTGCGCGACGCCGGCTTCACCGTGCGCCCCGGCGACATGGGCGAGAACGTCACCACGCGCGGCGTCGACCTGCTCGCCCTTCCCACCGGCACGCGCCTGCGGCTGGGCGACGAGGCGGTGGTGGAGGTCACCGGCCTGCGCAACCCGTGCGTGCAGCTGGACCGCTTCCAGCCCGGGCTTATGTCCGCCGTGCTCGATCGCGACGAGCACGGCGAGCTGGTGCGCAAAGGCGGCATCATGGCCGTCGTCATCGCTGGCGGCCGCGTCCGCCCCGGCGACGCCATCCGCGTCGAGCTCCCGCCCGGGCCCCATCGCCCGCTGCAGCCGGTGTGACGAAGCGCGCCTGCCCGGCTGCCGCAATTGATTGTGCATTCGGATCAGATGTCATTCCGAGCGGCGCCGCTGCTCCGAATCTCCAATCGCACGGATGCCAGGCGGCGCCCGAGGAATCTGTGGCATGCGTCCGAGCGACAGGCGGCCTGTGGCTCGGGAACCGGCCACAGATTCCTCAGGCGCCACGGCTTCGGCATGGAGGACAGGGCGGCGCAGCGCCTTCGGAATGACATTCCTTCCTCCGATGCATCATTAATCCGGAGATTTGGTATCATTATGCGCACGACGAAGCAGGACAGCGGATGCGCTTCCGCTGCCCTGCCCTCTTCTTCCGACCCGTCGAACCGGATCAGGAGGATACGGTGACCGGTCCGCCGATGCCAATGCCGTGCACGGGGATGGTCAGCACGCCGCGCGGCAGCGTGAAGGTGAAGGCGGAGCCCGTGCCGGGCTCGCTCCACACGCTCAGCTCGCCGCCCATCCCCCGTGCCAGCTCGCGGCTGATCGCCAGCCCCAGCCCCACGCCTTCGTCCGGGCGGTTGAGGGCGCGCTCGCCCTGTACGAACGGCTCGAAGATGTGCGGCAGCCGCTCCGCGCGGATCCCCGTGCCGGTGTCGCGCACGCGGATGCGCACCTCGCGCTCGTCGGCCTCGCACTCCAGCGCCACCGTGCCGCCGGGCGGCGTGTACTTCACCGCGTTGCCCAGGAGGTTGAGGAGAACCTGCCTCACCTTGTCCGCATCGGCGCGCACGGCCAGCGCCGGCTCGGCCGCATCGCGGTGGAACGCCACCCCCGACGCGGCCACCTGCGGCGCCACCAGCGACTCCACCTCTGCCAGCATCTCCGCCACGGGCACGTCGGACACCACGTACTGCACCTGCCGCGCGTCGACCCGGGCGTAGCTCAGCACCTGGTTGATCAGCGTCAGCAGGTGCGCCTGGCTGCGGGCGATGCGCTCCAGCGCCTCGCGCTGCGCGTCGGTCACCGGGCCGTGGATCCCCATCTCGATCAGCTGCGCGTAGCCGCCGATGGCGTTCAGCGGCGTGCGCAGCTCGTGGCTCATCACCGCCAGGAAGTCGCCCTTGGCGCGGCTGGCCTGCTCGGCCTCGGCGCGCGCCCGCTCGGCGTCGTCGCGCGCCTGCCGCAGCTCGGCGTTGGCCTCCTCCAGCCCCTCGGCGGCGGCCGTGGCCTCCTCCACCTGCTCCTCGAGCGCGCGCCGCGCCGACTCCACCTGCCGCGCCATGGCGTCGAAGCTGGCGGCCAGGCGCCCCACCTCGTCGCGCCCGGCGCCGGACACGCGCCGGTCGTAGCGCCCCGCCGCCACCGCCTCGGACGCCGCCGTCAGCGTCGCCAGGGGCCGG
Proteins encoded:
- a CDS encoding NUDIX domain-containing protein, producing MRAETELPARTFGAAPGEVASRPRHAAYAVIVDGEGHVAAVRGRGGRFWLPGGGSLAGETPEETVLREIREELGREARPGDRIARATQHFHAADEGCWYEMAAVFVLAELVGDVIHPAEDEMSWLDPARDAALFFHPCHAWAAEMGVAR
- a CDS encoding TetR/AcrR family transcriptional regulator, producing the protein MERIRIESPIQEAATRSPGRPRSEEAHDAILRAAVALIREIGYDAVGMEAIAARAGVGKATVYRRWKDKETLVIEAIGRIVASIPVPDTGTAEGDLMGMMRVALGMYGDPASGALLSGLVAAMARSERIAHAIRSGFEATWRDAMRAVLERGVARGELRADLDVTLATDVVSAPFFYRFLMSGAPVDEPLAREVVAVALRAFGRG
- a CDS encoding DUF5990 family protein, with the protein product MSKEMERELPLRIVVLRPPPGVTFAVQRGRDGLLPPACVSGDEIAFELTVRAAPRGDGTVNLLGPFAQGSPSDRFIYVSSGTSAGQAGSCWTRRAKVKTAGITPALVEEALATPGAVLEARIAGTARDGGPCCATVPLLDGGWRVRRG
- a CDS encoding MOSC domain-containing protein — protein: MTSATVTAVSVSPAHTFSKPNADVIRLLAGLGVEGDAHLGVTVKHRSRVARDPTQPNLRQVHLVHAELHDELRDAGFTVRPGDMGENVTTRGVDLLALPTGTRLRLGDEAVVEVTGLRNPCVQLDRFQPGLMSAVLDRDEHGELVRKGGIMAVVIAGGRVRPGDAIRVELPPGPHRPLQPV
- a CDS encoding ATP-binding protein, whose protein sequence is MAIPSSRSARAAPRPVRLGGSVSLEWKLPLLMTAFLAAGLAVMIVLTWRTVSMRAEAIVRDRLNHAVREVAKGAEASLSQRAAMLRGAAADAAVRRALMASQDGGAAAPEIAAARAVLTGLDGGRDPAPAELWDLTGRVVARLEGDSSTAAERAALLRADGPGAGVRFGPQHLDGRRVRFWAYAPVAGDGGARVGWLAQERGIGGPRDAMRMLREFMREDVHLYTRNADGSLWSVHPGVPVAAPVRRDSAGESLWHERAGGERFLAAEARIEGTPWVMVMESPAAWVVARPKRTVLMLARMGLVLAALGGLLAWLVSRRITRPLATLTAASEAVAAGRYDRRVSGAGRDEVGRLAASFDAMARQVESARRALEEQVEEATAAAEGLEEANAELRQARDDAERARAEAEQASRAKGDFLAVMSHELRTPLNAIGGYAQLIEMGIHGPVTDAQREALERIARSQAHLLTLINQVLSYARVDARQVQYVVSDVPVAEMLAEVESLVAPQVAASGVAFHRDAAEPALAVRADADKVRQVLLNLLGNAVKYTPPGGTVALECEADEREVRIRVRDTGTGIRAERLPHIFEPFVQGERALNRPDEGVGLGLAISRELARGMGGELSVWSEPGTGSAFTFTLPRGVLTIPVHGIGIGGPVTVSS
- a CDS encoding cytochrome P450; the protein is MEAATMDIFSPETRRDPYPLYDRLRAAAPVFQEPRSGHWMLFDYDSVRRALNDADVFSSVVAPNAPRTSRWLIFSDPPRHTHLRGLVMRAFTPRAVAAMEPRIRELSRGLLDPAIERGEMDLVADYAVPLPLLVIAEMLGAPAEDRPRFRRWTDAMVAMAHTVADDDAAARAVADFVAAHDEMAAYLPPLLEARRRNSRDDLLTRLVEVEIEGERLAEEDILGFFELLLLAGHETTANLISNAVLSLAAHPDQLARLRAEPALVPGAVEEVLRYRSPVQAVFRRAKREVELGGRAIPAGALVLAWIGAANRDPARFAEPARFDVARDPNPHVAFGHGIHFCMGAALARIEGRVALAHLLDRLGEIEITAGDDWEPREGFHVHGPSSLPIRFEPRNRMARME
- a CDS encoding class I SAM-dependent methyltransferase; the encoded protein is MPEPTARFDAASARDAWDRAADAYAQGQASGRDFYRYEFLGPQQVALCGEVRGLRVLDVGCGSGYFAREMAKRGARVAGVDLSPRMLEHARREEIAAPLGIDYLEGDAAEVVAGLDPASFDLATSCVALQDMADVPGVLRGVRAALRPGGRFVASITHPCSDTPFRRWEKDERGTKRWLCIDRYFERGPLEYAWSGWAYDFTTPALHATLEDWLGWILDAGFHLRALREPRPTDDAIRARPDLEDAARVPYYLVFDLVRP